A section of the Petrimonas sulfuriphila genome encodes:
- a CDS encoding 3'-5' exonuclease domain-containing protein 2 — protein sequence MGLTISKEAVAELPSEVFAGKTIVVDHESEVEKAVADLMKHSRLGFDTETKPAFKRGQTHKVALMQLSTMEVCYLFRLNKIGYPDELDEIICNPDIKKIGLSLRDDFAAIRKRSDKKPQNFIDLQSFVDEYDIDDNGLQRIYAILFGKKISKNQRLSNWEASVLSEAQKNYAAMDAWACLRIYNHLISNGSE from the coding sequence GTGGGATTAACCATTTCAAAAGAAGCAGTAGCAGAACTTCCGTCAGAGGTTTTTGCTGGAAAGACAATAGTTGTAGATCACGAAAGTGAAGTAGAGAAAGCGGTGGCTGACCTGATGAAACATTCCCGATTAGGGTTTGACACGGAAACCAAACCGGCATTTAAACGGGGACAGACTCACAAAGTGGCGCTGATGCAGCTTTCCACCATGGAGGTATGTTATCTCTTCCGGTTAAACAAAATCGGATATCCCGATGAACTGGACGAAATCATCTGCAACCCGGACATCAAGAAAATAGGGCTTTCACTTCGTGACGATTTTGCCGCCATCCGAAAACGCTCCGACAAAAAACCTCAAAACTTTATCGACCTGCAGTCTTTTGTTGATGAATACGACATTGACGACAACGGTTTGCAACGGATCTATGCTATCCTTTTTGGGAAAAAGATTTCTAAAAATCAACGCCTCTCCAATTGGGAAGCCAGCGTCCTGAGCGAAGCTCAAAAAAATTACGCAGCTATGGATGCATGGGCCTGCCTACGTATTTACAACCACCTGATCAGCAATGGGAGCGAATAA
- a CDS encoding DUF5063 domain-containing protein, translated as MLNKESDNIVYSSTVIDFVTVAVEFCAFLENGEIASREKWIDKMLKLLPLMYIKASLLPQTVEINDESPETFVKEEDYTRVSATVSSIMGEEDVYLDVFVEDMKYSERPVSAFVSENIADIYQDVRNFVSVYQYGLTDQMNDALLICQQNFQAYWGQKLINVLRPLHSVLYHSEEKDNLLETDLNEEDLWD; from the coding sequence ATGTTGAATAAAGAATCCGACAATATAGTTTACTCATCTACCGTAATCGATTTCGTGACGGTCGCCGTAGAATTTTGCGCCTTTCTGGAAAATGGAGAAATTGCCTCGCGGGAAAAGTGGATCGACAAGATGCTCAAGCTCCTGCCCCTGATGTACATCAAGGCGTCGCTCCTGCCTCAAACTGTGGAAATAAACGATGAATCTCCCGAAACGTTTGTCAAAGAAGAGGATTATACCCGAGTATCGGCCACTGTTTCATCCATCATGGGCGAGGAGGATGTTTATCTGGATGTTTTTGTTGAGGATATGAAATACAGCGAACGTCCGGTTTCAGCATTTGTTTCGGAAAATATCGCCGACATCTATCAGGATGTAAGGAATTTTGTTTCGGTTTATCAATATGGCTTGACCGATCAGATGAATGACGCACTTCTCATTTGCCAACAAAACTTTCAGGCATACTGGGGACAAAAACTGATCAATGTATTGAGACCGTTACACTCCGTACTTTACCACAGCGAAGAGAAAGACAATCTACTGGAAACCGATTTAAACGAGGAGGATTTGTGGGATTAA
- a CDS encoding dicarboxylate/amino acid:cation symporter → MKLSKIPLLGRVVIAIVSGIILGQFVPVWFARIFATFNDLFGNFLSFIIPLIILGLVAPAIGELGKGAGRLLLITTVIAYMSTLFSGFFTFFSCQAVFPNIITGAIDTGSVQGIDEGAVKTFFSIGMPPIMDVMSALILSFCIGIGLSLIKGDTLQKAFSDFRDIVTMIIRTVIIPLLPIYIFGMFLSISITGQVYSVIMLFLKVISVIFVLHILLLVIQYVVAGAISRRHPLKALKTMLPAYMTALGTASSAATIPVTLQCALNNKINPSIASFVIPLCATIHLAGSAMKIVGFSLAIMYFFGIPVDPGTFIGFIFMVGITMIAAPGVPGGAIMAAIGIIQSMLGFNEQMIGLMITVYIAVDSFGTACNVTGDGAIALIMDKWAGTSRT, encoded by the coding sequence ATGAAACTATCTAAAATACCATTGTTGGGACGCGTTGTTATCGCCATTGTCTCGGGAATTATCCTCGGTCAGTTTGTGCCGGTGTGGTTTGCACGAATCTTTGCCACGTTTAACGATTTATTCGGTAATTTCTTGTCGTTTATCATTCCGCTGATTATTCTCGGCTTAGTTGCTCCCGCTATTGGCGAGTTAGGGAAAGGAGCGGGGAGACTCTTGCTGATCACAACCGTTATTGCGTACATGTCTACTCTTTTTTCGGGTTTTTTTACCTTTTTTTCGTGTCAGGCTGTTTTTCCGAATATAATAACCGGCGCAATCGACACCGGATCGGTACAGGGCATTGATGAAGGTGCTGTGAAAACGTTTTTCAGTATAGGGATGCCTCCTATTATGGATGTGATGTCAGCTTTGATTTTGTCGTTTTGCATAGGGATCGGACTCTCCCTCATCAAGGGTGATACGTTGCAGAAAGCTTTTTCTGATTTCCGCGATATTGTGACGATGATTATCCGTACGGTAATCATTCCGTTACTACCCATTTATATTTTTGGAATGTTTCTCTCCATCTCCATCACCGGACAGGTTTACTCCGTGATTATGCTTTTCCTGAAAGTGATTTCGGTGATTTTCGTGTTACATATCCTGCTGCTGGTTATCCAGTATGTGGTAGCAGGCGCCATCTCGCGTCGTCATCCGCTGAAAGCGTTAAAGACGATGCTGCCTGCTTATATGACGGCATTGGGAACGGCTTCTTCAGCGGCAACCATCCCTGTGACGCTGCAATGTGCCCTCAACAATAAGATCAATCCCAGTATTGCTTCTTTTGTAATTCCACTGTGTGCCACCATCCATCTGGCGGGGAGCGCCATGAAAATTGTTGGATTTTCGCTAGCTATTATGTATTTCTTCGGCATACCGGTCGATCCGGGCACTTTTATCGGGTTTATCTTTATGGTGGGGATTACCATGATTGCGGCGCCGGGTGTTCCCGGCGGAGCCATTATGGCGGCCATCGGGATTATCCAGAGCATGTTAGGCTTTAACGAACAAATGATCGGATTGATGATTACGGTTTATATTGCGGTGGACAGTTTCGGAACTGCCTGCAATGTTACAGGCGACGGAGCCATTGCGCTGATTATGGATAAATGGGCAGGAACTTCGCGGACTTAA
- a CDS encoding helix-turn-helix transcriptional regulator: protein MEFIDRLKLFIKSKGLGQTKFEERVGFSRGYISKVKTSIGADKLSNIVEAFPDLNLDWLITGKGKMTSTPVQPAAVEQTTDTLEENSVKYKNKYLEMLEENRVLRLEIEKLRKGTGTRADNPF from the coding sequence ATGGAATTCATAGACAGGTTAAAGTTATTCATAAAATCAAAAGGACTGGGACAAACTAAATTTGAAGAGCGGGTTGGTTTTTCGCGGGGATATATCAGTAAGGTAAAAACTTCGATTGGTGCGGACAAACTGTCCAATATCGTGGAAGCTTTTCCGGACCTAAACCTTGATTGGCTTATCACGGGGAAAGGGAAGATGACAAGCACTCCGGTTCAGCCAGCCGCTGTCGAACAAACAACCGACACCTTGGAAGAAAACTCCGTAAAGTATAAAAACAAATACCTGGAGATGCTGGAAGAGAACAGGGTTCTCCGCTTAGAGATAGAAAAACTCCGCAAAGGCACCGGGACAAGAGCGGATAATCCGTTTTAA
- a CDS encoding TonB-dependent receptor, which yields MSKFNVFIVFFVLCSWLLCENAKGARKEAVTLHSSEVDVEQQKRVYGMVTDQRGETLPYVTVLIKGTNIGTTTDENGIYEINVNGDVTLIFSYMGFKDYEVTTAGKTKIDVILLEDNVRLEEVVVTGYNTVERRHLASSIESVDMERVVSRPIVKLEEAFAGTVPGVTMLQGSNLPGSVPGSISIRGISTLQNAAPLVIVDGMEQPLTDVDPNQIKSINILKDAAAASMYGSRGANGVIIIETNRGTTGQFRVNVNSWFAIQNPLNLPKFVNSADFMKLRNEAHTLQGQPLLYTDLDISQAEEGVTPNTDWMKEIIERQATAYNTTASISGGGGVGTFNLMLGYIEENGMNKIEGSDKFSARFNTNINIADRFILLADFYAHRLKVDRLRRNNDGHGLYQIAWRMNPTQGVFYKDTDIPNHYILHNDMNPVAFIDKGGTWNYMYDKSTINLRPRYYITDDLNFEGNVSYMIDKSASKWRRLTHKFFDGDGKPVTTWGNDIGAEQNVSQSQLTGRALLNFEKELRGGKDKLYAVGGTEVMSYIFTDYREITKASFFSKLNYSFDDRYLLEATARTDGSSKFAPGRQWGFFPSVSFGWNAHNEAFMRPLKESGAISNLKIRASWGRIGNENVDPYLWQEVVNTWGWTMRVPNPDFTWEKQNQGNLGLDFGVLNNRLTVTADIYKKHSFDLIYSDFPVPPLTGSYYLTSSVNIGEVENKGWEISAKWTDQLDEFSYSIGGMLFDNRNQVLKAGYNTTDTLIFKGTNDRIWYRGIPINNYYGYRTDGYFQNQEEIDATAAKFPNTLPGDIKYVDQNGDGILNDEDRAYLGDTAPHFNYSVTLDMRYKNWDFSLLGQGVGKRVGRLGGQEGYPVFVDGGSNNLGAPRQYYADNRWTPETPNSRFPRVWTGSSTNTYLSDVWLSDASFFRIKSLQLGYTMPKVRNNIRNLRIYFNAQDFLTFTNWEGLEPERDGGNGAYPRMATYSVGFQVTLF from the coding sequence ATGAGTAAGTTCAATGTTTTTATTGTCTTTTTCGTTCTTTGTTCATGGTTGTTGTGCGAAAACGCAAAAGGAGCAAGAAAAGAAGCGGTCACTCTACATTCCAGTGAAGTAGATGTGGAGCAACAAAAGAGGGTATATGGAATGGTAACTGACCAGAGAGGAGAGACTTTGCCTTATGTTACTGTACTTATTAAAGGGACTAATATCGGTACAACTACTGATGAAAATGGTATTTATGAAATAAATGTAAATGGAGATGTAACGCTTATCTTTAGTTACATGGGTTTTAAGGATTATGAAGTAACAACAGCAGGAAAGACAAAGATCGATGTCATCCTTTTAGAGGATAATGTAAGGTTGGAAGAGGTAGTGGTAACCGGATATAATACAGTAGAAAGGAGGCATTTAGCCTCCTCCATCGAGTCTGTGGATATGGAAAGGGTTGTGAGTCGCCCCATCGTTAAACTTGAGGAGGCTTTTGCCGGAACTGTTCCTGGCGTGACCATGCTTCAGGGCAGCAATCTTCCCGGATCTGTTCCCGGAAGTATCTCTATCAGAGGAATAAGTACCCTGCAAAATGCAGCTCCACTGGTGATTGTGGATGGTATGGAACAGCCTCTCACTGACGTGGATCCGAATCAGATTAAGAGTATTAATATTCTGAAAGATGCTGCTGCAGCATCCATGTATGGATCAAGAGGTGCAAACGGAGTTATTATCATTGAGACTAACAGAGGAACGACAGGGCAGTTCAGGGTGAATGTGAATTCATGGTTTGCTATTCAAAATCCTCTCAATCTGCCGAAGTTTGTAAACTCGGCCGATTTTATGAAACTCAGAAATGAAGCACATACGTTACAAGGTCAGCCTCTGCTTTATACAGATTTGGATATCAGTCAGGCAGAAGAGGGCGTTACTCCCAATACCGATTGGATGAAAGAGATTATAGAAAGGCAAGCCACGGCTTACAATACAACGGCGAGTATTTCCGGAGGAGGAGGTGTAGGAACATTTAACCTTATGCTTGGTTATATTGAAGAGAACGGGATGAATAAGATTGAAGGTTCTGATAAGTTTAGTGCCCGTTTTAATACAAATATCAATATTGCGGACCGGTTTATTCTTTTGGCCGACTTTTATGCGCATCGATTGAAAGTAGACAGGCTTAGAAGGAACAATGACGGGCATGGATTGTATCAGATTGCCTGGAGAATGAATCCTACTCAGGGGGTGTTTTATAAAGACACGGATATCCCGAACCATTATATTCTTCACAATGATATGAACCCTGTGGCCTTTATTGATAAGGGAGGAACCTGGAACTATATGTATGATAAGAGTACGATCAATCTGCGCCCGCGTTATTATATTACGGATGATCTCAACTTTGAGGGAAACGTATCGTATATGATTGATAAATCAGCAAGCAAATGGAGACGTTTAACACATAAGTTTTTCGATGGAGACGGCAAGCCGGTGACAACATGGGGTAATGATATTGGTGCTGAACAGAACGTGAGTCAGAGCCAGTTGACCGGAAGGGCCCTGTTGAATTTCGAAAAAGAATTGAGGGGAGGTAAGGATAAACTTTATGCCGTGGGGGGGACAGAAGTAATGTCCTATATATTCACAGATTATCGGGAAATAACTAAAGCATCCTTTTTCTCCAAGCTAAACTACTCTTTTGATGACAGATATTTGCTGGAAGCAACTGCTAGAACCGATGGAAGCAGCAAGTTCGCTCCCGGCCGTCAGTGGGGTTTTTTTCCTTCAGTCTCTTTTGGGTGGAATGCTCATAATGAAGCTTTCATGAGGCCATTGAAAGAATCGGGGGCTATCTCTAATCTTAAAATAAGGGCTTCCTGGGGAAGAATCGGAAATGAGAATGTAGATCCCTATTTGTGGCAGGAAGTAGTGAATACCTGGGGATGGACTATGCGAGTGCCGAATCCGGATTTTACTTGGGAAAAGCAGAATCAAGGGAACCTTGGGTTGGATTTTGGGGTGCTGAATAACCGCTTGACAGTTACTGCCGATATTTATAAAAAACATTCATTTGACCTGATATACTCCGACTTTCCGGTTCCGCCGTTAACAGGATCGTATTATCTGACATCCTCAGTAAATATTGGGGAGGTTGAAAACAAGGGATGGGAGATCTCGGCAAAATGGACAGACCAGCTTGATGAGTTCTCGTACAGTATAGGCGGGATGTTGTTCGACAACAGGAATCAGGTTCTTAAGGCCGGATATAACACAACGGATACATTGATATTCAAAGGAACGAACGACCGGATTTGGTATCGGGGTATCCCCATTAATAACTATTACGGTTACCGAACCGACGGTTATTTCCAAAATCAGGAAGAGATTGACGCAACAGCAGCAAAATTTCCCAATACGCTCCCCGGAGATATTAAGTACGTAGACCAGAACGGAGATGGTATATTAAATGATGAAGATAGGGCCTACTTAGGTGATACCGCACCTCACTTCAACTATTCTGTTACGTTAGATATGCGTTACAAAAATTGGGATTTCAGTTTGCTTGGCCAAGGTGTAGGAAAGAGAGTGGGCAGACTGGGAGGTCAGGAAGGTTATCCGGTGTTTGTGGATGGAGGGAGCAATAATCTGGGTGCTCCCCGTCAATACTATGCCGATAACCGTTGGACCCCTGAAACGCCGAATAGCCGCTTCCCCCGTGTCTGGACAGGCTCAAGCACGAATACATATTTAAGTGATGTATGGCTGAGCGATGCGTCTTTCTTCCGCATTAAATCGCTCCAGTTGGGTTATACCATGCCTAAAGTGAGGAATAACATAAGAAATCTTCGTATATATTTCAATGCTCAGGATTTTCTCACCTTTACCAATTGGGAGGGACTTGAGCCGGAGCGTGACGGAGGTAATGGGGCATATCCAAGGATGGCTACTTACAGCGTTGGTTTTCAGGTGACATTATTCTAA
- a CDS encoding RagB/SusD family nutrient uptake outer membrane protein: MKKIIYLILIMFAVSGCNDFLNKRDPTATSFVEFFNDEEDLRRVVYSSYLDVFTHHTSRGIIFYMDEGKSDNAYSRLEGDRHQNIANGNFNSNTYDFLYYYELYMKHLGRLNTFIANADVPYVEDESVRDKYQGILEALRIWHYFRLTMRWGNVPFVLEPADLETARQPATPKEEILKTLFPLADEIAAKLPPDEYTSDKYMFNRYSFKALTMRYALYNGRYELAAKLAKEIMDSKKYSLHSVYGDLFNYKAAKTNNEFIIWFDMASHNNSATQSFQHLGPHYRTGPGQSYCVPTKALVDAYWTAQGRPIDECPLHTKEEYELNPSLNRDPRYSASIMGHGDNFYGETIDIYNENSPMFYQKLRSSRTGFWFKKFVDETDAFKSGGSMDFPLLRYAEVLLTYAEAKIMLNQIDDLAKKCINDVRRRAGLDMNFADVTLPAYASYTQQQWVELIRNERRLELAAEGQRYDDIIRWKIAENVLNKPAEGHTRIVEGRKETLKVEDRSFKSHNYLWPFHENSLKVEPGLVQNPGY; the protein is encoded by the coding sequence ATGAAAAAAATTATATATCTGATCTTGATAATGTTCGCGGTAAGCGGTTGTAACGACTTCTTGAATAAACGGGATCCTACTGCTACCTCTTTCGTTGAGTTTTTCAATGATGAAGAAGACTTGCGAAGAGTTGTGTATAGCAGTTATCTGGACGTTTTTACGCATCACACCTCAAGAGGGATAATCTTTTATATGGATGAAGGAAAGTCCGATAATGCATACAGCAGGCTTGAAGGAGACAGGCATCAGAATATTGCCAACGGGAATTTCAACAGCAATACCTATGATTTCCTCTATTATTATGAGCTTTATATGAAGCATCTGGGACGTTTGAACACGTTTATTGCTAATGCGGATGTGCCGTATGTGGAAGATGAGAGTGTGCGTGATAAATACCAGGGCATACTTGAGGCGTTGCGGATCTGGCACTATTTCAGGCTGACCATGCGATGGGGGAATGTTCCCTTTGTCCTGGAACCGGCTGATCTGGAGACTGCGCGCCAACCGGCCACACCCAAAGAAGAGATTCTAAAAACATTATTCCCTTTGGCCGACGAGATAGCAGCTAAATTGCCGCCCGATGAATATACTTCCGATAAATATATGTTCAACAGATACTCATTTAAGGCGCTTACTATGCGTTATGCTCTCTATAACGGCAGGTATGAGTTGGCTGCAAAACTGGCAAAAGAGATTATGGACAGTAAGAAATATTCCCTCCATTCAGTATATGGTGATCTTTTTAATTACAAGGCTGCAAAAACGAATAATGAGTTTATTATATGGTTTGATATGGCAAGCCATAACAATAGTGCAACACAATCATTCCAGCATTTGGGGCCTCATTATAGGACAGGACCCGGACAATCATACTGTGTGCCTACGAAAGCATTGGTCGATGCTTACTGGACCGCACAGGGAAGACCCATTGATGAATGTCCGTTGCATACTAAAGAGGAGTATGAACTAAACCCATCTCTAAACAGAGATCCCCGTTACAGTGCGTCAATTATGGGTCATGGAGATAATTTTTATGGTGAGACTATAGACATTTACAATGAAAACTCTCCAATGTTCTATCAAAAACTGAGGTCCAGCAGAACGGGTTTCTGGTTCAAAAAGTTTGTGGATGAAACGGATGCTTTCAAAAGCGGCGGTAGTATGGATTTCCCATTACTGCGTTATGCCGAGGTACTACTGACCTATGCCGAAGCAAAGATCATGCTTAACCAGATCGATGATCTGGCAAAGAAATGTATCAATGATGTAAGAAGAAGAGCTGGTCTGGATATGAATTTTGCCGATGTTACTCTTCCTGCGTATGCTTCGTATACTCAACAACAGTGGGTTGAGTTGATCCGGAATGAACGAAGGTTGGAACTTGCTGCAGAAGGTCAACGTTATGATGATATTATCCGTTGGAAGATTGCAGAGAATGTTTTAAACAAGCCGGCAGAAGGACATACGAGGATCGTTGAGGGACGTAAGGAAACATTAAAGGTGGAGGACCGGTCCTTTAAATCCCACAACTACCTATGGCCGTTCCATGAGAACAGCCTGAAAGTGGAACCGGGACTTGTTCAAAACCCCGGATACTAA